The Alnus glutinosa chromosome 3, dhAlnGlut1.1, whole genome shotgun sequence nucleotide sequence ATTTCTTATAAGCTTCATAACTACTACAGGTCAAGGAATGCCAGGGGCAGAGAGAAATTTGACTGCTCAGACTTCTAGTGATCTTGTTGGACCATCTCTTAAGAGGCGTGCAACTGAACTCCTCACAGCTGCTATCCCGTCTCGCCGCAGAAAGACCAGAACACCAAGACCTTCCATTCCTCCATCCAAGCCAACTTTGGCCCGTAGTGCTCCATCACTCCCGAACCTGGCTCAGACTGCTTCTGCTCTACCACCTCCACCCCAGATAACTTCAGCCCCATCTCGTCTGCCCCATTCCCGGACTATTGTTTCTTCCCAATTAAACAAAGCTCCTCCTCTACCACCCCTACCTCATAAAACAGCTCTCCACATAAAATGGAAAGGTATTTCTTGATGCTTCTTTAGATCTACTTTCTCCTTTTACAAGATGTCGCTTTATTTTCCAAAAGCCTGCTTCCTTTTTCTATACttaaaacaactttttttcttttcttgtgatGTTACAATATGGTTATTGTGggaaattttaatttcatttaaattATCTTAGCCCTATTATTTTAGCACTTTTATCCATAGTGTGAGCTCATGCTGTTTTAAATGCTATGTTTATTCCATGCTGGACCATATTCAACATACATTCACTATAGTTTTGAAACGGACCAAGCTTGGATCCTGATTTTGATCTATCCTGAGTATGgctgtttgatttttctttctatcTATCTATTAATATGTTTTGCATGAGGGATGTACTTTAAGTGTGCTTTCTTGATAACCTGGTCTGCTACATTTGAAAGATCTGCTGAGCCTTGTGCTTTTATACCCAAAACGTTAATGGGTTGATGATGTTAGTGATAATTACAGAATAATTTTTTACAGAATTAGTACTGAATCTACTGATGATTAGAAACTTTTCATTGCAGGCTTCAATCGAACTCCTCGACCAATTGGAGGGAAGTGTTTGTTATGCAAGAGGAACCTCTCATTCACACCGGATGGCCCTGTTTTCCAGCCAACTAATCCTCCAGCTGTTGCCGTTTTACCATGCACCCACACCTTTCATGAGTACTGCTTGCAGCTTATCACCCCTGAAGACCAAGCTAGTAATCCTCCATGCATTCCTTGTGCCATTGGTGAGAATTAATGCCAGTGTGCTTTAGCATTCGGTTAATTCCGAAATGTGATCTCTGGTCTCTAAATTTTGTTAGCATTCTTCATATAAATTTTCTAGAGAAAATTTACTGAATGAAGTAGGTGAAATCCGTAACTGTATAGATCTCACAAGAGGGCTCTTCCATAGGTTTTACAAAGTAGTTAGGCCATTATAGAGTGTATATATAGTAAAACACCATTTTACTATCATAAATGGCCCTTTTTGAATTGGAAGTTCAAAGCATACACTTAAAAGTTTCCATCAGATTCTCTTATCTTGCTTGTAAGTGGAAAGAATGTTTCAGGGTTTGTTTACAATTTCTATCACCTCATGGTTTTTGTTAGATTCCAGAAAAACAAGATATCATTGTTAGAAGTCTGTTTTTCTCTCTTCGCTAATATTGGAGCATGCCAGTtgaattgctaataatttaatGAACTAAATAGGTattctataattacaaatatattaaaaaattaaagggataattattaaaaatatgatatcaAGCAAGTCAGTGTTAGTGTGTTATGCGTTCAAACTTAAGGTCCCAAGATCTATAatagaaattgaaaatttgaaagacATAAGTTGGAGTCTTCATAGGCTTGATGCTAATTGACAAGATTTATGCATATTAATCTTTGTTTACCAACTTCTTATCACTCTGTTCTTGTTAAAGCTTAGGTCAGGTTATGGTTCAATCTATTTTGAGGGAGCACTTGTAGATTCTATGCATTGTAGGTTTGTTTAGCCCCCTCCTGAACAAGTTATCCCAACGACAAATGTGCTATTATTGTTACGTCTAGACTCTAGATAGGGAGTTCTGGCCTTTAGTTACCCTTGTTACCCTTTTTTTCTCAAGGAATTTGCCTACTTATTTCATGTCCATCTTCCTTCTCCCTGTGGGTGTTGCAAACCATATAGAAAAGCTTCAACGAGATTTCTTATGGGTTGAGTTAGGAAAGAGTTTAAATTTCACCTTATAAATTGATCCAATATTTGATTAATTATGTACTGTTGAGAAGGAAGAGAGACATGAAAATGCATGTGAAGAGGGGAATAAGTTAATATCATATGTACATACACATAACCAACCTCTTCTTGGGCTGACATAACTTCAACAACCCAAGCTTACCTCATTTGAAGTCGCTCTCatccttttttaaattttgagtcGAGTAATTACGGGTTTGAGGCCCACCAAAAGCCCATAAGGATAATGTCTGACTGAGCCCACAACCCAAAAGATCCCCAGCCCATTCCACGTCAATcagactaattaattaattaattagttgtaCCCTTGCCGGAATTCATGATCCCGTCTGTCCCGATGTTTGTCCCATCAAAAGCTGTCATCGTTTCCTCGTTAATTTAGAAATCAAATTGACATTTATCTTATATAATTATTTCATAATACTCTTCTCTCTTGAAAAAAACTTGCTCAAATTCCAAAGCATATTCTTTTAACCACATTGTTATAGCTCagggaatttttatttttattttttagattttagattttttttttaaagaaaaaaaatttgaagatctCTTCcaatataaataaaagagacTAAACGGTTAAATGTTCAGAGTTACAACAATTCTTTAATAAACTAAGTCAGAGGCAGAGGTGAAGTTGCATCTATTTATGTAAAGTCAGATTCAAATCATTACAGATTACAGCTGTTAAAAGATAATTTAGACAACACAAGATATCTCTACgttgtatgaatttttttttaatatttttttttttaaaaaaaaaaaaaatttaatgaatttaaAGACTAATTTTATTATTACATTATCTGAAATTATATTGCAATCTATCTAAAcaacgccaaaaaaaaaaaacgcaaacAGGGGGAGATATGTATGGGACCCAAGTGGAAAGTGAAGAGACAACTGTTGACATATAAATCTTCCAACTGAATGCACCAAATCTGAACCGTCCAAAACCCGCGTGGTCCCCATACCCTGTGacaattttatcttcttctcttGTTGTTTGTGTTGGGAAGAGCAACCAAaccaaaatacaagaaaaaacaGAGCTTGTTCTTGAGATTAACGTTGTAGAGTTGTTGGAGCTTTTTTCCTGTTCTTCCACTTCCTTTTCTCGCTCTTGTTGTGCTTCAATGGAAAACCAGAACCAGGAGAGGGAAATGAAGAAGGTGGATGGGGCTTTGGTAGGGTTCTCTCCTGTCTCTTCCCCTCGGATTTTTTGGAAATCCCGAAAGAGATCAGGTAGTATCagttttctttctctctgttgTTGACTTGTTGTGATGTTTTTGCTTGATTTTAGAGACACACCCCCAAAGACCCAACCCTTATCCATATTGGAATTCAATAGTTTTACTAGTTGTTGGTTGGTTTTGGCTCCTTTAATTCTTACTGATTTCTGAAGCCGACTTCTAACTCCCCCATCTTTGTGGAGATTCTCCTATAGCGTTCTGTTCATCATTTTCTGATTCCTTTTCTTACCCAGAAAACAAAATGTCaaattcatttgaaattttcaccTTGTGAAGGAAAATCATGCTCCAGCTAATCCCTTGATTATATtgaattaatattattaaagaaTTCGTCTGTGCCACAACCATGTGTGTGGTTGTTGAAGCTttctgaagagagagagagacgtaagAGGAGTTGCTGACTTTGCTCGTacgttactctctctctctcttggcccCCTCATTCTCGTtagactttttgtttcttttaatttatcttAAATTTCTTGTCTGGTGCAATAGTAATTACGGTTGGGCTGTTAACAAGCTCACATCCTTTCATCGGTCAGATCCaccttttctattttatatttactttcCTATATATAcactattcttcttcttcttctattctatctataatttcttttagtttcttttggCTTTTGGCCAAGTTgcctcttaattattttataaattttattttatttttttttgaatttattaaatttgaggAATTGAAAATATGGCCTCAAGTAGGGGCTAGGGCACATGGTCTATCTAGTTTTCATTTTTGTGGGGGTGAATCACATGGTGTGGTTTGGTAACCAATTAATGTCATTTTCATATTATTGCATAGTCATAATTAATGGCACATATGTTGTAGAAAATTACCTCTCCATTTAATATTGGATGTTGACGTATTTGCTCTCttactttattcatttattgaTTCATCACGTTTTTTTATTGGGGGTTTTTATATGtaagaaagagagaattttcTCCACTTCCATAAGGGAAAGTACAGTTCATTGAGGATAATATGGACAAAATATTTCATCAAACCCCAAAATACGGGCTCACAAACCCTTCTGACGGGGCATTTTTTGTTTGACGGTGCTCCACAAAATTGTGTTTCTCTTTGAGAATTAGAAGTGCTATATGTGCTGTACTAACTAGGGTAACCAAGGAATGTACTATATATGCTTAACATAAGATTCAGCTTtggactagaaaaaaaaaaaaaaaaaaaaaaaaaaaattagggtatGCTTGAAAAtggttttgaaaattgttttttttgagttttgaaaagtgttttgtgttttgaattatatgttaatgattttgagaaaaagtgtgtttttattttaaaaagaagtgttTTTGAGAAGATTAACATAAATTTCCTTCCAAACTAAGTTGGATGAATTTTTGTCTATTCCTTTCCTTTATTTCTTTCAAGTTTCAGCTATCCTATAggggttttcttcttttaatgtATGTATAGGGCTGATTCTTTTCTGTAATATTATGTTTCTTAATGGTAGTATAGTATTTGTTAATATTGCCATTCCCATGTGCTGAACCTGTTGGAATTCTGTCTATCAGAATCAGTGGTATATATGTGTGGTACCCTAGTGCTTATAGATGTCAACACCCAATTCCTTGGGGGCTAAAACCTAGGATTCCTAAGTGTGTGCTTTTATATTTCTTGGGAGGTGCTACTTTTTAAATCCTCCTTTCTGAGATCTTTTCTGGATTGGGTCATTGCTCACGGTCCCAACTTCTATTCAAGGAATTTGGTAGATCTGATTGGCTTTCTAGATTGTAAAAGCAGCTAGCTTTTGGTGctcttgtttctcttgtatagcAGCTAGTTCTGTGGTGCtattgttttcttgtatacttttcgtatATGAGGaatttcctctttcttttaataaaatttcttattattattcatcaaaaaaaatatttctttggatttgtttaagaaatgaatCTGTACCTACCATGCCCAAACATATGGCACAGTTTCTTTTATTTGCACCTTTAGTGATTTAGGCTActgcaaaatatattttactaCAAGTGGATCTCTTAAAATCATGTTAGGTTGTTTTTGGACTATTGATGAAAATGTAGTTGCATTGGCAATTTCCATTTTACTTTCCGtttcttatttttcattcatttgtAAAGTAATGCACTCAAAATGTGAAGCATAAAAAGTTTGAAGTGAACTGCGAATAAAATACGGCTCTTTTATCTATGTTGTGTTCCATACAAGCATCTAGATAGAAAGCCTTTGCGGTTGGATATGTCACAGAACTTTGCAACCATTCACCAGTAGTTAGGTGAGCAATGGAGGGAGGAGTCATACCATCAGTCCTCTTTGGTGCCCTTAGTTGGAGAACATTCTTTCTTCGAAAAGCGTTTTATCATTCAACTCTTTAAAAATGgcaaaaaattatgtaaatgttttttttttttttgataagtaagaaaagttttattagaaaaagcgtaaggcgcccctaagtacacatggagtatacataggaacaaccaaagccaacCCACCAAAAGCACCCAACAAAACCCTAGAGCCCAAAAGGATCACCCGAGAAAAgcccacaaaagaacccaacttaTGTGAATGTTAGAGGATGAAGTTTCACCTTAAAAGGCCCTGAGAATTAAGAGTGGATCTTTCAGTATGAATCACTACTTATATGCATAACTGCATGTTTAGGGCTATGGAGTGTGCCTTATATCTAGCATGGTGGCATCACCAAATCCAATTTTTTGTTAGATGCACACTCTCCACCTATGCAGAATTCCCTTTATATTCACAATGTGGAACACTAGAAACGGCATAGTCATATTGCCTCCCTATTATGTTTGATGCATCGATAGTATATAAATATGCAGTGTCTCTAAGTTTGTTGGAACTAGAATAGTAACTTGTTTCCAACAGCTAGCGGGAGGAACTTAGACAAGGTAACAGAAGACAATGCTAATGAAACACCCAACAAGCAGGAGGACCCTATGATTGAAGAGAATGCACAGGAGGACTCTACTGCAATTTCTGAGCTCTCTGAGCGTCGAAAGGCTCTGTTTGAACCATTGGAACCTGTAATGAATATAAATGGCCGACGACCATCAGCTGAATCCTTACTCCCTCCACCCGACTTTGACTCTACAAGCTATCCCCGAGGCTGGCTCATTGGTAAGAAGAGGAAGCTAGTCAATGTGGATGTTGTTGAGAGCATGCGGAAGATTGCCATCCAGGAAATGAACAGAAAGGTATTATTTCTTTCCACAACCACACACTGTTCTGCAAACACAGTTACCATTGTTGCATTAAAAAATGAGCCATATTGTGGGTTATACATACAGGACCGAGAGATCGATGGCCTAAATCAGCAACTAGAAGAAGATGGTCGGTGCCTAGAACACCTGCAGCTTCAGCTTCTGCAAGAACGAAGCAAACGTTCAGAGGTCGAGAGAGATAATGCAATGCTACAAGACCAGATATCCATGTTGATGAACATGTTACAAGACAACGAGTCGATGGGGGAAGAAGACCCAAATGAACCATAGTTGGTCGTTtgctttgttgtttgtttgattgtttATTCTTTTGTAGATTTGTTGGAAAGAGTTGAATGGAATCATACAAAAATAGCTTATATATAATAGCATAGATTGTTGGTACTGCTAGTACATGGATATGATAAATTGCTTGTAACAGAGTTCCAATctcatatatttaattatatattgggGTGATCTGTATGTTAATCAAAAAATTATGTAGCAAATGAAAATGGCCGTGTTGAGGGCCAGCTCAAGGAAGAATGCCTTCTTACAGTCGCTAGTTATGGTGGCTGGTTGGGGTTCATATGCTCAggatttcttcctttcttttttccccaaTATTACCAATGTACACTGGTGCCCTAGGGTTAATTGGTTTTTCCTGTTAGAAGACTCTGTAGGTTGATTTGTGACCATACAGAGAATCTgtaatgcaaaaaataaaacatctgGTGCCCTAGGGTTAATTGGTTTTTCCTGTTACAAGACTCTGTAGGTTGATTTGTGACCATAGAGAGACTCTgtaatgcaaaaaataaaacatctgCATGGGATGTACTACAAAAACAGATACAAAAGGATTCACTAACATATATACACAGGGTATTACATATAATGTGCTTTAGTTTACTACCCAACACCAGCTTCACCATATGAACACAGCTTCACCGATATTCACAGGGGACAGAACCACCTAAAGTTGCATGCTTCTCATAAGAAGACTAGTTGCGGATCACTATCTAGCTTGATAATCAGAATCTTCTGGCAAGCTGAACAAAAACTGTGGGAGAGATGCTATCCTTGGAAGGTTGACAAGAAGCTCAGCAAACGAGTCCTTCCTTGTCATAGCCAGTGCCTGTTTGCAGCCAGAAATATCATTGGACTCACCATCAGTTGCAGGAAATTTCTCTGCAGGCTTACTTTCTTGTGCTGCTTCAGCAACAGCTTCATCTATCTTCTGATCACCATTTTCATCAACATCATCATCACGTTTGGCTGGCGAGTTTTGTGCAATTGAAGGATCTTTCTGTATAAGGCAGCAAAGCGAATCGACCCTTGACATGAGTGACTGCTCATCAAACACTGATGCTGATTGAGTCTCGCTAAACAAGTATTGAGTAATCTCCAGAATGTCTCTTCTATGTTGTTTGATGCCAGAAAAGATGGAATTGTCAGATGTCACCTGTTCTGCAATGCAATGTTCAATGTGGTTCACTATATCACTCATAGACATCGATGGGTGAAAACCAGGCACTTTAATTTGATCCAAATGGCCAAGCAACTTCGAACTCTTGCCTCCAATGCTCCTTATTTCTTCAATTGTATGAGTGTCCATCAATAAATATAAGACACTAGTTAGACCAAGAACAATTGCAAGGTAGCGGTGTGAAAAAAACTAAAGGCGGATACTCTTGAAATGGTTCAATGGTTATCAAATGACCAACCTCAGGAACTAATTCAATAATAACATAGTAACAAAGCTTTACACATACTATGGAATCAAGTACTGGTACACAATGACACTGCATGCTAAAATAACAGCAAACATTCAGACATCCATCTGCTACCACTCCTAGAAGATATCGTTATCAAATGAACAGTGAGCaaataatttttggttgtttttcatatttttatcaaaaataatttctgtaATGCAATGCAGTATCAGACAGCTTTTTTGAATACCCTCTTTCTAATAACTTTTCTTCACAGTTTGTTAAGCCCTTGAACAAACCAATGGCTAGACGCAATTCTTTCATGTCTGTCATAATGTTGCTATTGATCAATACATCCAATGTTTAAGAAATATGTTGATATTTTTTCCTAAGTAATATATCACCAAATCGTCTATTGAACATATTATTAACTTATTACTATGGCAAGGAATCAGTGAGATGCTATTAATTCTAGATTATCAACTATGTATTAGCAGCTGTAATTCAATTCAACTAAGCTTAAATCCCAACTAATTGGGGTCAGCTACATGGACTTTTACACCCTTTGGCCCTATCTATTAGTAACTGCAATTTGATAAACTAAAATGACAAGGAATTAGTGAAACGTATGAGattatttttctaaagaaaCCATATAAAAAAGGAATAACAATATTAAGTTCATCCAGAGATGGAGTTCCATACGGATTCAGTCTTGAACCTATGTACAGAAGAAGACAATCATCCTTGAACAATGAAGGTGAGAAAATgtagaattgttttttttttttttttttttgaccagTACAAAATGTAGAATTGTTACAAATGGAGCAATAGAATGTTGACAAATCTATACGCTTATTAAATGAAGGGCATGCAACTATCATCATATCAAATTCTAATTCAACAGAGAGATgaataaatggttttttttttaataagtaatgtaGATGAATAAATGCTATGTTAGCTTTAAGTATATCACGTGACATTCACTTCCAGGCTCACAATTTTTACCTGAGCTGGATGAAGAAGCTTCCTGGGAAAAATTTTCAGGGGCTCTACCAACAAAATCTTGTTCACTTTTTGAGGAAGATGAATGAGCTCCAGAAGGTGATGCCACATCTCCCAAATCAAGGAAAGTAGATCTCTCTTCACTTGTTAAATCAAACGGAAGGCCGGATTCATTTGGATCCTCAAACACAGCTACTTTCGGATCGAAGTATGGACACTCTAACACAATCTCTGGTCGTTGACTTAGAAAGTTGAGTCGAGGATCACATTGCATTAGCTTTTCGAAGTGCTTGCCCATCGTGCCTTGTGGGCACTGTAGAAAATGTCGCCTGTGACAATATCAAAAACCCGCATCAGCATCACATTTAGAATCCtaatgattttatatttttgattaGTTGCATGATGCTTGTTAAATCACTGGTTgccctaaaagcttaagctaataaaaaataatgaatttaatcatttaattaattctttaatACTTCCTCTCACGTGTGGGCTAAAACTTCATCTTAAGTAAAGCTGTACGTGGAATATTTTAACTGAAATGAGGGGTAAGCTGTAAAGTCAAGGTTCAAACTCAAAGACATTttctctgataccatgttaaattattgtttgttccaaaacttaagctaataggaaatggtaaatttaatcgTTGAATTAATACTTTATTATTGCTAAAGGAGCCACTCTTCATATTAAAACTttataaacatttttaaaaaaataaaaaatagaaagccAATAAACCAAAAGGAATGGGcaattctttattattttcgaaaaacaaatattcaaagCTCTCTATTCGACTTacataaacaacaaaaacctGCATCATCCATTCATGTTTACGACACCCATACCAACGTTTTTGTTACAAGAACAGTTTGTCTCAAACTGACATATGaaaaatgtatgattttaatatattaagaTATGAAATAGCAGACACAAGATAGTGTATATATATGCTCCCTATTCTCAAATTGTTACACGTTCGTGAAGATGACTTTAAATCACATAACTTGTGACCATAGTTTTTTTAAGTCCATTTGCAAGGTATTGTACTCCGTTCGAGGTGAGAGTAACCATGAAGGTATCTAGCTAAGTATTTTAAATTTAGGTATTCAATACTTAAAAAGGTACATAAACAATAGTAGAAAACAATCATACAATAATTAACAGAGAActcataaataatttgaaagcaATTCAGACCTACTTTAACGGAGTAATCAAAGAACAGGGCAAAGAATGTTTTCAAGGAAAactttcttatctttttttttttttcctaaaatgatTTATCTAAATAACTTAGAActaaatgaaaacaaaagaattagtaaaacaattaaaataccAACCAGTATCAGCAAATTGTTTTGGAACATAATAAAACAGTAGCTCAGATCACACAAGCATGCGCGCacacacaaagagagagagagagagagagagagagagagagagaggtgtacAATAGCTTACATAAAGTATATGCCACAAGTCGTGTAAAAGGgggggaaaataaaaagaaaaaacataattcTCTGCACACAAAACACATCTAGAATGACTCATGTTTTAGTCTTTAAGTCATCAAGCATTTTAGAAATGCCAAGCCTTGAGGTGAGCCACAAGAAAACTTTTCAAAAGCCAAGTGAAGCGCCTGATATGGCACTAGTCTTTGAGGGCCCGAGCATGGCCCAGCATTGCTGTGAGTGAAAATGAGgcattttgagaaaaattaaacattaaaaaagatgaaggaaaaaaaattacaatccgGTCCAATGTAATATGAAAGAATTAGATAAATACTCAATCAGAGGTTCAGGTCAAATTGTCAATAATGGACCCTCATATGGCTACTTGGAAGACTTAAACCAAATTCCCACAACTTGCTCATAAATAAGACAAACAAGTCATAGGAAGAAAAACCAGCATACCATTAGCATAATTTGTTTAGGAAATTGCGGCAAATGCCTTGAGAATCACTTACAGGCAGGGCTCAAAGAATATGAATCAAGACAAATTCTGAGGGCTAATGATAGCTGATAAACAAAGGCAAATAAATGAGGCAGACATGAAGGACACAGTTCTGAATTTGAAACTTCCCCTAATTTTTCAGATAGGCACATTCCACTTCCTAATTTAAGGGAGCCAGATCACACCACATGAAAGAGCCTTCCTCCTCCATATGATGGCAAACCAATTTAGCCAACATTTCCAAC carries:
- the LOC133864725 gene encoding protein HEADING DATE REPRESSOR 1; this translates as MENQNQEREMKKVDGALVGFSPVSSPRIFWKSRKRSASGRNLDKVTEDNANETPNKQEDPMIEENAQEDSTAISELSERRKALFEPLEPVMNINGRRPSAESLLPPPDFDSTSYPRGWLIGKKRKLVNVDVVESMRKIAIQEMNRKDREIDGLNQQLEEDGRCLEHLQLQLLQERSKRSEVERDNAMLQDQISMLMNMLQDNESMGEEDPNEP
- the LOC133864724 gene encoding uncharacterized protein LOC133864724, which codes for MVQIMNSGMDSDPKCRKKVGVKEEVEDSLEEQLGPLHKRSKLDPSLQQWNSEPGDLATPPSMCNPLDEPSPLGLRLRKSPSLLDLIQMRLSQENASNLATLCKKDHKGAGDKLKASNFPGSILKIGTWEYKSRYEGDLVAKCYFMKHKLVWEVLDGSLKNKIEIQWSDIVAIKANYPDDEPGTLDVVLARRPLFFRETNPQPRKHTLWQATSDFTGGQASINRRHFLQCPQGTMGKHFEKLMQCDPRLNFLSQRPEIVLECPYFDPKVAVFEDPNESGLPFDLTSEERSTFLDLGDVASPSGAHSSSSKSEQDFVGRAPENFSQEASSSSSEIRSIGGKSSKLLGHLDQIKVPGFHPSMSMSDIVNHIEHCIAEQVTSDNSIFSGIKQHRRDILEITQYLFSETQSASVFDEQSLMSRVDSLCCLIQKDPSIAQNSPAKRDDDVDENGDQKIDEAVAEAAQESKPAEKFPATDGESNDISGCKQALAMTRKDSFAELLVNLPRIASLPQFLFSLPEDSDYQAR